One genomic window of Luteitalea pratensis includes the following:
- the cysS gene encoding cysteine--tRNA ligase, which produces MRLYNTLSRQEEEFVPQRDGVVRMYACGLTVYARGHIGNFRTFLAVDLLRRTLRHVAGFTVHHVTNFTDVDDKTIAESQKAGVPLREYTTRYIDAFREDATALGLEPAEDTPRATDQENMVAMADMIASLEERGHTYRSDGSIYFKISTLPRYGQLARLDQAGMISGARVDSDKYEKEDARDFVLWKATKPDEPTWDCGVGPGRPGWHIECSAMALRLLGPAPIDIHCGGVDLIFPHHENEIAQAEGATGVQFSRFWYHVEHLLMDDGEKMSKSVGNVFTIRDILDQGYRASALRYLLISVHYRKQLRYSWATLQQAEEAVKRLYDCIGRLERVKHGSGADGWEARLDAARSDFHDKLQADVNVPGALGAVFELLREANAAIDAGTLTRAQADATLAFFDDGDKVLGVIALRRQEEAAPPIPQDELDALMEARVQARRMRNFAEADRIRTDLDARGVILEDSATGTIWKRK; this is translated from the coding sequence ATGCGCCTCTACAACACGCTCTCTCGACAGGAAGAAGAGTTCGTCCCGCAGCGCGATGGCGTCGTGCGCATGTATGCGTGCGGACTCACCGTGTACGCCCGCGGGCACATCGGCAACTTCCGCACCTTCCTCGCGGTGGACCTGCTACGTCGCACGCTGCGTCACGTCGCCGGCTTCACGGTGCACCACGTCACCAACTTCACCGACGTCGACGACAAGACCATCGCCGAGTCGCAGAAGGCAGGCGTGCCGCTGCGCGAATACACGACGCGTTACATCGACGCGTTTCGTGAGGACGCCACCGCGCTGGGGCTCGAACCGGCCGAGGACACGCCGCGCGCCACCGACCAGGAGAACATGGTCGCGATGGCCGACATGATCGCGTCGCTCGAGGAGCGCGGCCACACCTACCGGAGCGACGGCTCGATCTACTTCAAGATCTCGACGCTGCCTCGGTACGGGCAACTCGCCAGGCTCGATCAGGCCGGCATGATCAGCGGCGCCCGCGTGGACAGCGACAAGTACGAGAAGGAAGACGCCCGCGACTTCGTCCTCTGGAAGGCCACCAAGCCGGACGAGCCGACATGGGACTGCGGCGTCGGTCCTGGTCGCCCCGGCTGGCACATCGAATGCTCGGCGATGGCGCTGCGGCTGCTCGGGCCTGCACCGATCGACATCCACTGCGGTGGCGTCGACCTGATCTTCCCGCACCACGAGAACGAGATCGCCCAGGCGGAGGGCGCGACCGGTGTCCAGTTCTCGCGGTTCTGGTACCACGTCGAGCACCTGCTCATGGACGACGGCGAGAAGATGTCGAAGTCGGTGGGCAACGTCTTCACGATCCGCGACATCCTCGACCAGGGCTATCGCGCGTCGGCGCTGCGATACCTGCTGATCTCGGTCCACTACCGCAAACAACTGCGGTATTCGTGGGCGACGCTCCAACAGGCCGAAGAGGCCGTCAAGCGGCTGTACGACTGCATCGGCCGTCTCGAGCGGGTCAAGCATGGCTCCGGCGCAGACGGTTGGGAAGCGCGGCTCGACGCGGCGCGCAGCGACTTCCACGACAAGCTCCAGGCCGACGTGAACGTGCCCGGCGCGCTGGGAGCGGTGTTCGAACTGCTGCGGGAAGCCAACGCAGCCATCGACGCGGGCACGCTGACTCGCGCCCAGGCCGACGCCACGCTCGCGTTCTTCGATGACGGCGACAAGGTACTTGGCGTCATCGCGCTGCGGCGCCAGGAAGAAGCTGCGCCGCCGATTCCCCAGGACGAGCTCGACGCGCTGATGGAAGCCCGCGTCCAGGCCCGCCGCATGCGCAACTTCGCCGAGGCCGACCGCATCCGCACCGACCTGGACGCGCGTGGCGTGATCCTCGAGGACAGCGCCACGGGGACGATCTGGAAGCGCAAATGA
- a CDS encoding bifunctional riboflavin kinase/FAD synthetase, which produces MTDVRHGTRLRVEVIRFPEDPPRPGRWPYPVVALGNFDGLHRGHQKILERVRRQARERHGTPLVMTFDPHPPRVLRPDKAPPLLMTTPQRIEALARAGMEGVALVHFDHELSRLDPDTFVRRVLVEWLGVAEVWVGGNFLFGRDRTGNFSLLRDLGQLYGFRAEKIDPVRYKDFVVSSTRIRRLVSEGRVDEAGALLGHHYFVDGTVVAGAARGRQIGFPTANITSENELLPPHGVYATTLTVDDRIHAAVTNIGVRPTFEAEGRVSVETHLLDVNPDLYGTRVRLAFVQRLRGEQAFNGVDALVRQIREDVATARSVFERFSL; this is translated from the coding sequence ATGACGGACGTACGACACGGCACGCGCCTCCGGGTGGAGGTGATTCGCTTTCCGGAAGACCCGCCGCGACCCGGCCGCTGGCCCTACCCGGTGGTGGCGCTCGGCAACTTCGACGGGTTGCATCGCGGCCACCAGAAAATCCTCGAGCGTGTCCGTCGCCAGGCCCGTGAGCGGCACGGGACGCCGCTGGTGATGACCTTCGACCCGCATCCCCCGCGGGTCCTGCGGCCCGACAAGGCGCCGCCCCTGCTGATGACCACGCCGCAGCGCATCGAGGCGCTGGCGCGAGCCGGGATGGAGGGTGTGGCCCTCGTCCACTTCGACCACGAGTTGTCGCGTCTCGATCCGGATACGTTCGTCCGTCGCGTCCTCGTGGAGTGGCTCGGCGTGGCTGAGGTCTGGGTCGGCGGCAACTTCCTGTTCGGACGCGATCGCACCGGCAACTTCTCGCTGCTGCGGGACCTCGGCCAGCTCTACGGATTTCGCGCCGAGAAGATCGATCCCGTGCGCTACAAGGACTTCGTGGTGAGCAGCACGCGGATCCGCCGGCTGGTCAGCGAGGGACGTGTCGACGAAGCTGGGGCCCTGCTCGGGCATCACTACTTCGTGGACGGCACGGTGGTGGCGGGAGCGGCGCGGGGCCGGCAGATCGGCTTCCCGACCGCCAACATCACCAGTGAGAACGAACTCCTTCCGCCGCACGGGGTGTACGCGACGACGTTGACGGTCGACGACCGCATTCACGCCGCCGTCACCAACATCGGCGTGCGGCCGACGTTCGAGGCCGAGGGCCGGGTGAGCGTGGAGACACACCTGCTCGACGTCAACCCCGACCTCTACGGCACGCGTGTGCGCCTCGCATTCGTGCAGCGGTTACGCGGCGAACAGGCCTTCAACGGCGTGGATGCCCTGGTCCGGCAAATCCGCGAGGATGTGGCGACGGCGCGGTCCGTCTTCGAGCGCTTTTCGCTATAG
- a CDS encoding MBL fold metallo-hydrolase: protein MRITFLGTGTSQGVPMIGCTCAVCQSPAPEDKRFRPSIVVTHDDGTQVLVDTTPDLRSQALAQGLTRVDAVVYTHSHADHIFGLDELRRFIALKGGGTLTVHGDAHTIDELRRMFGYAFSSPAELGGGVPRLVPAVVDGPFDIAGTTWLPVPVLHGRRQIHGYRIGGFAYLTDCSHVPDSSWALLEGLDLLVIDALRERAHPTHFSLSEAVVAARRSGARRTLFTHMCHDLGHAETNAHLPEGMALAYDGLSVTLPGAST, encoded by the coding sequence GTGCGCATCACGTTTCTCGGCACCGGCACCTCGCAGGGCGTCCCGATGATCGGGTGCACCTGCGCCGTCTGCCAGTCACCCGCACCCGAAGACAAGCGGTTTCGCCCCTCCATCGTCGTGACCCACGACGATGGGACGCAGGTGCTGGTGGACACGACGCCCGATTTGCGGAGCCAGGCGCTTGCGCAAGGGCTGACGCGGGTCGACGCCGTCGTCTACACCCACAGTCACGCGGACCACATCTTCGGCCTCGACGAGTTGCGGCGCTTCATCGCCCTGAAGGGCGGCGGGACGCTCACCGTCCACGGCGATGCCCATACGATCGACGAGCTCAGGCGCATGTTCGGTTACGCGTTCAGTTCGCCGGCCGAACTCGGAGGCGGTGTGCCGCGACTGGTGCCCGCCGTGGTGGACGGTCCCTTCGACATCGCCGGCACCACCTGGCTGCCGGTGCCGGTCCTGCACGGACGACGGCAGATTCACGGGTATCGAATCGGCGGCTTTGCCTACCTGACCGATTGCAGTCACGTCCCCGACTCGTCCTGGGCCCTGCTCGAGGGGCTGGACCTGCTGGTGATCGACGCGCTGCGGGAACGCGCGCACCCGACCCACTTCTCGCTGTCGGAAGCCGTCGTGGCGGCTCGGCGGTCCGGAGCCCGGCGCACGTTGTTCACGCACATGTGCCATGACCTCGGCCACGCCGAGACCAACGCGCACCTGCCAGAGGGCATGGCGCTGGCGTATGATGGCCTGTCGGTCACGCTGCCCGGCGCGTCAACATGA
- a CDS encoding DUF1844 domain-containing protein, translating into MSQPDASLTFVSYISGLVLAASVYIGDEPDPMTGIRSVNLVSAGHAIDVLTMLEEKTRGNLTDDERRLLESAVHELRAKYMEASKRGPSRIVTP; encoded by the coding sequence ATGAGCCAGCCGGACGCGTCGCTGACATTCGTGAGCTACATCTCGGGCCTCGTGCTGGCGGCATCGGTCTACATCGGTGATGAGCCCGATCCGATGACCGGGATACGATCGGTAAACCTCGTCTCCGCCGGCCACGCGATCGACGTGCTCACCATGCTCGAGGAGAAGACCAGGGGCAACCTGACCGACGACGAGCGACGGTTGCTCGAGAGCGCGGTTCACGAACTGCGCGCGAAGTACATGGAGGCCTCGAAGAGGGGCCCCTCCCGCATCGTCACTCCCTGA
- the mazG gene encoding nucleoside triphosphate pyrophosphohydrolase, whose protein sequence is MSHAEAGAAFARVVEIMARLRAPDGCPWDRGQSLKTLARFVLEEAAEVVDAIEREDADGLREEVGDLIFEGVFLAQVSKDEGGFDVTAALETVSTKLIRRHPHIFASDATLTPDQVKDQWDAIKAQEKADAGRAPASVLDGLPLAEPALARARAICSRVAKVGFDWPTAEAVLDKLDEETREVHAAIATGDRDAIEDEIGDMLFVIANLARKLDVDAESALRRANLKFIRRFGSVERRLATAGLPLEQATLEEMEEAWQATKRDEVDRR, encoded by the coding sequence ATGTCGCATGCCGAAGCCGGTGCCGCATTTGCAAGAGTCGTCGAGATCATGGCGCGACTACGGGCTCCGGACGGCTGCCCGTGGGACCGCGGACAGAGCCTGAAGACGCTTGCACGGTTCGTGCTCGAGGAGGCCGCGGAGGTGGTGGATGCCATCGAGCGCGAGGATGCCGACGGGCTGCGCGAGGAGGTCGGCGACCTGATTTTCGAGGGCGTGTTCCTCGCCCAGGTCAGCAAGGACGAGGGCGGTTTCGACGTCACCGCGGCACTCGAGACCGTGAGCACGAAGTTGATTCGCCGGCATCCGCACATCTTCGCAAGCGACGCCACCCTGACACCCGACCAGGTCAAGGACCAGTGGGACGCGATCAAGGCGCAGGAAAAGGCCGACGCAGGCCGCGCCCCGGCGTCGGTGCTCGATGGGCTCCCACTGGCCGAGCCTGCCCTCGCCCGCGCGAGGGCGATCTGCAGTCGCGTCGCCAAGGTCGGCTTCGACTGGCCCACGGCCGAGGCGGTGCTCGACAAACTCGACGAAGAGACGCGCGAGGTGCACGCCGCCATCGCCACTGGTGATCGCGATGCGATCGAAGACGAGATCGGCGACATGCTGTTCGTGATCGCCAACCTGGCGCGCAAGCTCGACGTGGACGCGGAGAGCGCGCTCCGCCGCGCGAACCTCAAGTTCATCCGCCGCTTCGGATCGGTGGAAAGACGGCTGGCGACTGCGGGGCTCCCGCTCGAACAGGCGACGCTCGAGGAGATGGAGGAGGCGTGGCAAGCCACCAAGCGCGACGAGGTGGACCGGCGGTGA
- the carB gene encoding carbamoyl-phosphate synthase large subunit, translating into MPRRTDISRVLVIGSGPIVIGQACEFDYSGTQACKALRSEGLEVILINSNPATIMTDPELADRTYVEPLTVEIAEQIIARERPDALLPTVGGQTALNLAVDLAKAGILEKYGVKLIGAQIAAIEVAEDRLKFKQAMKEIGIPVPASAVAHTLEDALACIEDVGFPAIIRPSFTMGGVGGGIAYNLEEYREICERGISLSPMHEILVEQSVIGWKEYELEVMRDHADNFVVICSIENVDAMGVHTGDSITVAPAITLSDREYHRLRDAARRIIRRVGVETGGSNIQFAVNPANGDYIVIEMNPRVSRSSALASKATGFPIAKIAAKLALGYTLDEIPNDITRVTPASFEPTIDYVVVKFPRWAFEKFPTADATLTTQMKSVGEAMAIGRTFKEAFLKSVRSLELTSSGASLFGQPVDDDEEKVEALRRSLVIPNDRRMWSIFRALERGWTVEQIHELTHIDPWFLEQFQELVELGKMARDIGLRNMSEDLVRTLKRNGFGDRDIARLCEVNEGAVREKREELGLRNAYKRIDTCAAEFESFTPYLYGTFERECEADPTPRNKVVILGSGPNRIGQGIEFDYCCCHAAFAAREEGFETVMINCNPETVSTDYDTVDRLYFEPLTLEDVLAVIERERSAGGDVACVVQFGGQTPLKLALSLQEAGVRIIGTSPDSIDLAEDRERFSKLLWDLGIPQPANGMAASRDEAREVAARIGYPVVVRPSYVLGGRAMAIVYDAGTLDNYMANAVDVSPEKPILIDRFLEDAFELDVDALADGQGGVIIGGVMEHIEEAGIHSGDSSCVVPTYLVAEKHLDTIRDYTRRIARALNVIGLMNAQFAIKDDTVYVLEVNPRASRTVPYLSKATGVPLAKVAARLMTGKSLAELGLVADLEVTGVFVKTPVFPFVRFPGVDTILGPEMKSTGEVMGGAPTFGTAFAKAQIAAGQKLPLDGAAFISVNNDDKANVVPIARDLAALGFKLVATRGTAAYLRAHGLDVEVVYKINEGRPHVGDRIVNKQIHLVLNTPLGRESFFDDRSVRRVAMMQGVPCITTLTGGSATVAAIKALREQGLDVRSLQEYHGTVMSNA; encoded by the coding sequence ATGCCCCGCCGTACAGACATCTCCCGCGTGCTCGTCATCGGCTCTGGTCCCATCGTGATCGGGCAAGCCTGCGAGTTCGACTATTCCGGTACCCAGGCGTGCAAGGCCCTCAGGAGCGAGGGCCTCGAAGTCATCCTGATCAACAGCAACCCGGCGACGATCATGACCGACCCGGAGCTGGCCGATCGAACCTACGTCGAGCCGCTCACCGTCGAGATCGCCGAGCAGATCATCGCTCGCGAGAGGCCAGACGCGCTGCTGCCGACCGTCGGCGGACAGACGGCGCTCAACCTCGCCGTGGATCTGGCAAAAGCCGGGATCCTCGAGAAGTACGGCGTGAAGTTGATCGGAGCGCAGATCGCGGCGATCGAAGTCGCCGAGGACCGGCTCAAGTTCAAGCAGGCGATGAAGGAGATCGGCATCCCGGTGCCGGCCTCCGCGGTGGCGCACACGCTCGAGGATGCGCTGGCGTGCATCGAGGACGTGGGCTTTCCGGCGATCATCCGTCCCTCGTTCACGATGGGCGGCGTCGGCGGCGGCATCGCCTACAACCTCGAGGAATACCGCGAGATCTGCGAGCGTGGCATCAGCCTGAGCCCGATGCACGAGATTCTCGTCGAGCAGTCGGTCATCGGCTGGAAGGAATACGAACTCGAGGTCATGCGCGACCACGCCGACAACTTCGTGGTCATCTGCTCGATCGAGAACGTCGATGCCATGGGCGTGCACACCGGCGACAGCATCACCGTCGCGCCGGCCATCACGCTGTCGGACCGCGAGTACCACCGCCTGCGCGACGCAGCGCGTCGCATCATCCGCCGCGTCGGCGTCGAGACCGGCGGCAGCAACATCCAGTTCGCGGTCAACCCCGCCAACGGCGACTACATCGTCATCGAGATGAACCCGCGCGTGTCGCGCAGTTCGGCCCTCGCCTCGAAGGCGACCGGGTTCCCGATCGCGAAGATCGCCGCCAAGCTCGCGCTCGGCTACACGCTCGACGAGATCCCCAACGACATCACGCGCGTCACCCCGGCGTCGTTCGAGCCGACGATCGACTACGTGGTCGTGAAGTTCCCGCGCTGGGCGTTCGAGAAGTTCCCGACCGCGGATGCCACGCTCACCACGCAGATGAAGTCGGTGGGCGAGGCGATGGCCATCGGCCGGACCTTCAAGGAAGCCTTCCTCAAGTCGGTCCGTTCGCTCGAACTCACGAGTAGCGGTGCATCGCTCTTCGGCCAGCCCGTGGACGATGACGAGGAGAAGGTGGAGGCGCTGCGGCGGTCGCTGGTGATCCCGAACGATCGGCGCATGTGGTCGATCTTCCGCGCCCTCGAACGCGGCTGGACCGTCGAGCAGATCCACGAACTGACGCACATCGACCCGTGGTTCCTCGAGCAGTTCCAGGAGCTCGTCGAACTCGGCAAGATGGCCCGCGACATCGGGCTGCGCAACATGTCCGAGGACCTCGTGCGCACCCTCAAGCGCAACGGCTTCGGCGACCGCGACATCGCCCGCCTGTGCGAGGTCAACGAAGGGGCCGTGCGCGAGAAGCGCGAGGAACTCGGCCTGCGCAATGCCTACAAGCGCATCGACACCTGCGCCGCGGAGTTCGAGTCGTTCACGCCGTATCTGTACGGGACCTTCGAGCGCGAGTGCGAGGCCGATCCGACGCCACGCAACAAGGTGGTGATCCTCGGCAGTGGCCCGAACCGCATCGGCCAGGGCATCGAGTTCGACTACTGCTGCTGTCACGCCGCCTTCGCCGCCCGTGAAGAAGGCTTCGAGACGGTGATGATCAACTGCAACCCGGAGACGGTGTCGACCGACTACGACACGGTGGACCGGCTGTACTTCGAACCGCTCACGCTCGAGGACGTCCTCGCCGTGATCGAGCGCGAACGCTCGGCCGGCGGCGACGTCGCCTGCGTGGTGCAGTTCGGCGGCCAGACGCCGCTGAAGCTGGCGCTGTCGCTGCAGGAAGCAGGCGTCAGGATCATCGGCACGTCGCCCGATTCGATCGATCTGGCCGAGGACCGCGAGCGGTTCTCGAAGCTGCTGTGGGATCTCGGCATCCCGCAGCCGGCCAACGGCATGGCGGCCAGCCGCGACGAGGCCCGCGAGGTTGCCGCCAGGATCGGCTACCCCGTCGTGGTGCGTCCGTCGTACGTGCTCGGCGGCCGCGCGATGGCGATCGTCTACGACGCCGGGACGCTGGACAACTACATGGCCAACGCGGTGGACGTGTCGCCCGAAAAGCCGATCCTCATCGACCGGTTCCTCGAAGACGCGTTCGAGCTCGACGTCGATGCCCTCGCCGACGGCCAGGGCGGCGTGATCATCGGCGGCGTGATGGAGCACATCGAGGAGGCCGGCATCCATTCCGGCGACAGCTCCTGCGTGGTGCCCACGTACCTGGTGGCCGAAAAGCACCTCGACACGATCCGGGACTACACGCGCCGCATTGCCCGTGCGCTCAACGTCATCGGCTTGATGAACGCGCAGTTCGCGATCAAGGACGACACGGTCTACGTGCTCGAGGTGAACCCGCGCGCCTCGCGCACCGTGCCGTACCTGTCCAAGGCCACCGGCGTGCCGCTCGCGAAGGTCGCGGCCCGCCTGATGACCGGCAAGTCGCTCGCCGAACTCGGACTGGTGGCCGACCTCGAGGTGACCGGTGTGTTCGTCAAGACGCCGGTCTTCCCGTTCGTCCGCTTCCCGGGCGTGGACACGATCCTCGGGCCCGAGATGAAGAGCACGGGTGAGGTGATGGGCGGCGCGCCGACGTTCGGCACCGCCTTCGCCAAGGCACAGATCGCGGCCGGCCAGAAGCTGCCGCTCGATGGCGCTGCTTTCATCAGCGTCAACAACGACGACAAGGCCAACGTCGTGCCCATCGCGCGCGATCTCGCGGCCCTCGGCTTCAAGCTGGTGGCCACGCGCGGCACCGCCGCCTACCTGCGCGCGCATGGCCTGGACGTCGAGGTCGTGTACAAGATCAACGAGGGACGTCCACACGTCGGCGATCGCATCGTCAACAAGCAGATTCACCTCGTGCTCAACACCCCGCTCGGTCGCGAGTCGTTCTTCGACGACCGCAGCGTGCGCCGCGTCGCGATGATGCAAGGCGTGCCATGCATCACGACGCTCACTGGCGGGTCTGCGACCGTCGCCGCCATCAAGGCGCTGCGCGAGCAGGGCCTCGACGTGCGGTCGCTGCAGGAGTATCACGGCACGGTCATGAGTAATGCCTGA
- the carA gene encoding glutamine-hydrolyzing carbamoyl-phosphate synthase small subunit: protein MKALLALENGQVFEGVAAGAPGETSGEVVFNTSLTGYQEVLTDPSYAGQIVTMTAPLIGNYGVSAQDGESRGPQVAGFVMREESRVASNWRSESTLREYLVANNIVAISDVDTRALTRVLRSTGVMNGVIATGASVRGEDLVEKARAARQMAGADLVKDVTCAAPFDWAPADEPGARVGRDLILEPQRRAGRRLKVAAYDLGMKYNILRRFAEHGVDVRVYPATTPAADLMKDHPDGVFFSNGPGDPAALPYVVENAKVLAEADVPVFGICLGHQVLAQALGARTFKLKFGHRGTNHPVKHVATGAVEITSQNHGFAVDPASIPADVEVTHVNLYDNTVEGLKHRSRPIFCVQYHPEAAPGPHDADYLFREFLDAMEARA from the coding sequence ATGAAAGCCTTACTCGCACTCGAGAACGGACAGGTCTTTGAAGGCGTCGCGGCTGGCGCCCCGGGGGAGACCAGCGGCGAGGTCGTGTTCAACACGAGCCTCACGGGCTACCAGGAGGTCCTGACCGACCCCTCGTACGCCGGGCAGATCGTCACGATGACGGCGCCTCTGATCGGCAACTACGGCGTGTCGGCGCAGGATGGCGAATCGCGCGGGCCGCAGGTGGCAGGGTTCGTGATGCGCGAGGAGTCGCGCGTCGCCAGCAACTGGCGATCCGAGAGCACCCTGCGCGAATACCTCGTCGCCAACAACATCGTCGCAATCTCCGACGTGGACACACGGGCGCTGACACGCGTGCTGCGGTCGACGGGCGTCATGAACGGAGTGATCGCGACGGGCGCGAGCGTGCGTGGCGAGGACCTGGTCGAGAAGGCGCGTGCCGCGCGGCAGATGGCCGGCGCGGACCTCGTCAAGGACGTGACGTGCGCGGCGCCGTTCGACTGGGCGCCCGCCGACGAACCCGGCGCGCGCGTCGGGCGTGACCTGATCCTCGAGCCGCAACGCCGTGCCGGCCGCCGCCTGAAGGTCGCCGCCTACGACCTGGGCATGAAGTACAACATCCTGCGCCGCTTTGCCGAGCATGGCGTCGACGTCCGCGTCTACCCGGCGACGACGCCCGCGGCGGATCTGATGAAGGACCACCCGGACGGCGTGTTCTTCAGCAATGGCCCCGGCGACCCGGCGGCGTTGCCGTACGTGGTGGAGAACGCGAAAGTCCTGGCCGAGGCCGACGTACCGGTCTTCGGCATCTGCCTCGGGCACCAGGTCCTGGCGCAGGCGCTCGGCGCGCGGACCTTCAAGCTGAAGTTCGGCCACCGGGGCACCAATCACCCGGTGAAGCACGTGGCCACCGGAGCGGTGGAAATCACCTCGCAGAACCACGGCTTCGCGGTGGACCCGGCGAGCATCCCGGCCGACGTCGAAGTCACGCACGTGAACCTGTACGACAACACCGTGGAAGGCCTGAAGCACCGCTCGCGGCCGATCTTCTGCGTGCAGTACCACCCGGAAGCGGCACCGGGGCCCCACGATGCCGACTACCTGTTTCGCGAGTTCCTCGACGCCATGGAGGCGCGCGCCTAG
- a CDS encoding PEGA domain-containing protein has translation MEDERGRLQVLKLITDVADDAGALAELLEQARQAVPPHAALLQVTEIGTCDEGVYLASPVLNAPSVEGRLRHGRQTLDATLPWLRTLTDGLQAAHDAGVWHGALHPRDVLVTDDGGVLTGVGIAPALERLKLQAPVRVPFTAPERASGGTWDARADQYSMAMLALDALSGRRLIAGTIPAFDRWTLAETPTEDARLHDVFVRALHPDPDQRYPSLEAWFAALAGPEREAESGALSRFAREGVILASPAATADQGREIKVQPLVDPEGVALSLFPEEDGTIESPVVETGSRAAEQVEPAAQPEAEQEWLVADVTDETIAATPDAEPFTIQIVPVPAVTHEAAAPAARWPEFDSNEGATVRTDPRREWQPVGEDSQSRRPWLIVAVMLVLAALAYGTWSSMQGPSAPSVSSAAVQEAPAPAPGGAGSEAAVSPAQGAGQEPAATQPAEVLPAPSVVPQAPVQRNPVAPPARPPRTASAPPIARAEPIPVPPSAPTGGRMLIRSSPSGEVRVNGVVRGETPVVLRDLPFGRYSIAVTRPGFATIERELTLLASQPAASLSVDLVPQGVAGPATAAVARPTPPPPPAADPRPSAPPVVAPAGTATAAAPAPAPPREATPTGGVFVLSVPGQSRLFVDGQPYGKTPASIPGLSPGVHTIRVEAPGYKTWEGRVAVIAGTRVRVQATLQQEQE, from the coding sequence GTGGAGGACGAACGCGGCCGACTGCAGGTCCTCAAGCTGATCACCGATGTCGCCGACGATGCCGGCGCTTTGGCGGAGCTGCTGGAACAGGCGCGCCAGGCCGTGCCGCCGCACGCCGCGTTGTTGCAGGTGACCGAGATCGGCACCTGCGACGAAGGCGTCTACCTGGCGTCCCCGGTCTTGAACGCCCCGAGCGTCGAAGGGCGACTGCGCCACGGACGTCAGACGCTCGACGCCACCCTGCCGTGGTTGCGCACGCTGACCGACGGACTCCAGGCCGCGCATGACGCGGGTGTATGGCACGGTGCCCTCCATCCGCGGGACGTCCTCGTCACCGATGACGGTGGCGTGCTCACGGGAGTAGGGATTGCTCCGGCGCTCGAGCGCCTCAAACTGCAGGCGCCGGTGCGGGTGCCGTTCACGGCCCCCGAGCGGGCCTCCGGCGGCACGTGGGACGCACGCGCCGACCAGTACTCCATGGCCATGCTCGCCCTGGACGCGCTTTCGGGCCGTCGTCTGATCGCGGGCACCATCCCGGCATTCGATCGCTGGACGCTGGCCGAAACCCCGACCGAGGATGCGCGCCTCCACGACGTTTTCGTCCGTGCCCTGCATCCCGATCCGGACCAGCGGTACCCGTCGCTCGAGGCGTGGTTCGCGGCACTGGCGGGGCCGGAACGGGAAGCCGAATCGGGCGCGTTGTCGCGGTTTGCGCGCGAGGGCGTGATCCTCGCCTCGCCTGCGGCCACCGCGGACCAGGGCCGGGAGATCAAGGTCCAGCCACTCGTCGATCCGGAAGGCGTGGCGCTCTCGCTGTTCCCCGAAGAGGACGGCACGATCGAGAGCCCCGTCGTCGAGACAGGGAGCCGGGCCGCGGAACAAGTCGAGCCGGCTGCCCAGCCCGAAGCCGAGCAGGAATGGCTGGTGGCCGACGTGACGGACGAAACGATCGCGGCCACGCCTGACGCCGAGCCATTCACGATCCAGATCGTGCCGGTGCCGGCGGTCACGCACGAGGCCGCCGCACCGGCGGCCCGGTGGCCCGAGTTCGACAGCAACGAAGGTGCGACTGTCCGGACCGACCCCCGACGCGAATGGCAACCCGTCGGCGAGGACTCGCAGAGCCGGCGGCCGTGGTTGATCGTCGCCGTCATGCTGGTGTTGGCCGCGCTCGCCTACGGCACCTGGAGCAGCATGCAGGGCCCCTCGGCGCCCTCCGTGAGCTCCGCGGCAGTGCAGGAGGCCCCCGCCCCCGCCCCCGGCGGTGCCGGCTCGGAGGCCGCCGTGTCGCCGGCGCAGGGTGCTGGCCAGGAGCCAGCGGCAACGCAGCCCGCGGAGGTCCTCCCGGCGCCAAGCGTGGTCCCGCAGGCACCCGTGCAGCGCAACCCGGTGGCGCCTCCGGCCCGCCCGCCGCGCACAGCCTCGGCACCGCCCATCGCGCGCGCCGAACCGATTCCCGTGCCGCCTTCCGCCCCGACGGGAGGCCGCATGCTGATTCGCTCGTCGCCCTCGGGCGAGGTCCGCGTCAACGGCGTGGTGCGCGGGGAGACGCCCGTGGTGTTGCGCGACCTGCCGTTCGGGCGCTATTCGATTGCGGTCACCCGGCCCGGCTTCGCGACGATCGAACGAGAGTTGACGCTGCTCGCCTCGCAGCCGGCGGCGTCGCTGAGCGTGGATCTCGTGCCTCAAGGGGTTGCGGGGCCGGCCACGGCGGCGGTAGCCCGCCCGACCCCACCGCCCCCGCCGGCAGCGGATCCGAGGCCGTCCGCACCGCCTGTCGTCGCCCCGGCGGGCACTGCGACCGCCGCCGCGCCGGCACCGGCGCCGCCTCGTGAGGCCACGCCGACGGGGGGCGTCTTCGTGCTGTCGGTCCCGGGCCAGTCCCGCCTGTTCGTCGACGGGCAGCCGTACGGCAAGACGCCGGCGTCGATCCCGGGCCTCTCGCCGGGCGTGCACACGATTCGCGTCGAAGCTCCGGGGTACAAGACGTGGGAAGGGCGGGTGGCCGTGATTGCCGGCACGCGCGTTCGTGTCCAGGCCACTTTGCAGCAGGAACAGGAATGA